One Engystomops pustulosus chromosome 7, aEngPut4.maternal, whole genome shotgun sequence DNA window includes the following coding sequences:
- the LOC140069855 gene encoding cholesterol 24-hydroxylase-like, with protein sequence MELLGLIYWVLILLLTLVVGCFLLYCGFIHYQHMKYDHIPGPPRDSFFFGHSSKILEIIRNDRLVHDLFLEWTEKYGPVIRINTLHEVEILTASPEAVKEILMSSKYKKDWYYDRLFTIFGVRFMGKGLITNRDHEQWYMQRRLMDPAFSKTYLKGLMGTFNEKAEELMEKLAEKADGKCHVGMHGMICKVTLDVISKVAFGMELNSLENDQTPFPQAIATVLKAMAEMRDPFIMYSWKMRGFVKKAQESARFLRKTGRELIERRKKAIRDEEEIPEDILTQILKAADLEGGCDTEGLLDNFVTFFIAGQETTANQLAFTLIELAQHPDILEKAQAEVDEVIGAKRDLEYDDLGKLQYLSQVLKESLRLYPPGPGTARAIEEEAITIEGVTIPPKVSLVFSTYIMGRMAKFFPDPLVFNPERFHPDAPKPYFSYFPFALGPRTCIGQVFAQMEAKVVLAKILQRFHFELVEGQSFAIMDTGTLRPMDGVICKLRPRTNSGKVD encoded by the exons ATGGAGCTGCTGGGCCTCATTTACTGGGTTCTTATACTATTACTGACCTTAGTTGTCGGCTGTTTCCTCCTGTACTGTGGATTTATCCATTACCAACATATGAAGTATGATCACATCCCTGGACCCCCCAGAGACAG CTTTTTCTTTGGACATTCATCTAAAATATTGGAAATAATAAGAAATGACCGACTTGTACACGACTTGTTTTTGGAGTG GACTGAGAAATATGGTCCCGTTATACGAATCAATACTTTACATGAGGTAGAAATTCTGACAGCCAGCCCAGAAGCAGTAAAG GAAATTTTGATGTCCTCAAAATACAAAAAGGATTGGTATTACGATCGTCTATTTACTATCTTTGGAGTACG ATTCATGGGAAAAGGCTTGATAACAAATCGAGATCATGAACAGTGGTACATGCAGAGGAGGCTTATGGACCCAGCATTCAGCAAAAC GTACTTAAAAGGATTAATGGGAACTTTCAATGAGAAAGCAGAGGAGCTGATGGAGAAACTGGCAGAAAAAGCAGATGGAAAATGTCATGTGGGAATGCACGGCATGATCTGCAAAGTTACCCTGGATGTGATCTCAAAG GTTGCTTTTGGAATGGAGCTGAACTCCTTGGAAAATGATCAGACACCATTTCCACAAGCCATAGCAACTGTCTTAAAGGCGATGGCTGAGATGAGAGATCCTTTTATCATG TACTCGTGGAAAATGAGGGGGTTTgtaaaaaaagcccaggaaagtGCCAGGTTTCTCCGGAAGACTGGAAGAGAATTAATTGAGAGGCGAAAGAAAGCAATTCGGGATGAAGAGGAGATTCCGGAAGATATCCTGACACAGATACTCAAAGCAGCAG ATCTGGAGGGAGGCTGTGATACTGAAGGTTTACTGGATAACTTTGTCACATTCTTTATAGCAG GACAAGAAACAACAGCCAATCAGTTAGCATTTACTCTTATTGAACTGGCACAGCATCCGGACATACTAGAAAA GGCCCAGGCTGAAGTAGACGAAGTTATTGGTGCCAAAAGGGACCTTGAGTATGACGATCTTGGGAAATTACAATATCTGTCCCAG GTTCTTAAAGAGTCTTTGCGTCTATACCCTCCTGGTCCGGGTACTGCAAGAGCAATTGAGGAAGAAGCAATTACTATCGAAGGAGTGACAATTCCACCAAAAGTATCCTTAGTG TTCAGCACATACATCATGGGAAGGATGGCAAAGTTTTTTCCAGACCCTCTTGTCTTCAATCCAGAAAGGTTCCATCcagatgcccccaa GCCTTATTTCTCATACTTCCCATTTGCTTTGGGGCCACGCACTTGCATCGGTCAAGTCTTTGCACAG ATGGAGGCAAAGGTTGTCTTGGCCAAGATACTGCAGAGATTCCACTTTGAGCTGGTGGAAGGACAGAGCTTTGCCATTATGGACACAGGCACCCTTCGACCCATGGATGGTGTGATCTGCAAGCTGAGACCCAGGACCAACTCAGGAAAAGTTGACTAG